The following are encoded together in the Ovis canadensis isolate MfBH-ARS-UI-01 breed Bighorn chromosome 2, ARS-UI_OviCan_v2, whole genome shotgun sequence genome:
- the RNASEH1 gene encoding ribonuclease H1 isoform X1, whose amino-acid sequence MTRLLGVVHRVALATVGCSIPSCRSLAMFYAVRRGRKAGVFRTWDECRAQVDRFPAARFKKFATEEEAWAFVSRAASPGHSEGQKPKHIEEPQVKASKRLREPLDEGENAEVCAKHVRQSTEPPPPVSKDTFSYMGDSVVVYTDGCCSSNGRKRARAGIGVYWGPGHPLNVGIRLPGRQTNQRAEIHAACKAIEQAKAQDITKLVLYTDSMFTINGITSWVKGWKQNGWRTSTGKEVTNKEDFAELERLARGMDIQWMHVPGHSGFRGNEEADRLAREGAKQPAD is encoded by the exons ATGACCCGGCTTCTGGGCGTGGTGCACAGAGTGGCTTTGGCCACTGTGGGCTGCAGTATCCCGAGCTGCCGCAGTCTTGCCATGTTCTATGCCGTGAGGAGGGGCCGCAAGGCCGGGGTCTTCCGGACCTG GGATGAATGCAGAGCACAGGTGGACCGGTTTCCTGCAGCCAGATTTAAGAAGTTCGCCACAGAGGAGGAAGCCTGGGCCTTTGTCAGCAGGGCTGCAAGCCCCGGTCATTCAGAAG GGCAAAAACCTAAACACATAGAAGAACCACAGGTGAAAGCAAGCAAGCGACTCCGTGAGCCCTTGGATGAGGGTGAAAATGCAGAGGTGTGTGCAAAGCACGTGAGACAGAGCACAGAGCCACCACCTCCAGTTAGCAAAGACACCTTTTCTTACATGG GGGACTCTGTGGTCGTCTACACTGACGGCTGCTGCTCCAGTAACGGGCGCAAGAGGGCTCGCGCAGGAATCGGCGTGTACTGGGGGCCAGGGCATCCCTT AAATGTAGGAATTAGACTTCCTGGGCGACAAACAAACCAAAGGGCTGAGATTCAT GCAGCCTGCAAAGCCATCGAGCAAGCTAAGGCTCAGGACATCACTAAGCTGGTTCTCTACACGGACAGCATGTTTACCATCAATG GCATCACCTCCTGGGTGAAGGGCTGGAAGCAGAATGGCTGGAGGACCAGCACCGGGAAGGAGGTGACCAACAAGGAGGACTTCGCGGAGCTGGAGCGGCTGGCGCGGGGCATGGACATTCAGTGG ATGCATGTTCCTGGCCATTCGGGATTTAGAGGCAACGAAGAGGCGGACAGACTAGCGAGAGAAGGCGCGAAGCAGCCCGCAGACTGA
- the RNASEH1 gene encoding ribonuclease H1 isoform X2: MTRLLGVVHRVALATVGCSIPSCRSLAMFYAVRRGRKAGVFRTWDECRAQVDRFPAARFKKFATEEEAWAFVSRAASPGHSEGDSVVVYTDGCCSSNGRKRARAGIGVYWGPGHPLNVGIRLPGRQTNQRAEIHAACKAIEQAKAQDITKLVLYTDSMFTINGITSWVKGWKQNGWRTSTGKEVTNKEDFAELERLARGMDIQWMHVPGHSGFRGNEEADRLAREGAKQPAD, from the exons ATGACCCGGCTTCTGGGCGTGGTGCACAGAGTGGCTTTGGCCACTGTGGGCTGCAGTATCCCGAGCTGCCGCAGTCTTGCCATGTTCTATGCCGTGAGGAGGGGCCGCAAGGCCGGGGTCTTCCGGACCTG GGATGAATGCAGAGCACAGGTGGACCGGTTTCCTGCAGCCAGATTTAAGAAGTTCGCCACAGAGGAGGAAGCCTGGGCCTTTGTCAGCAGGGCTGCAAGCCCCGGTCATTCAGAAG GGGACTCTGTGGTCGTCTACACTGACGGCTGCTGCTCCAGTAACGGGCGCAAGAGGGCTCGCGCAGGAATCGGCGTGTACTGGGGGCCAGGGCATCCCTT AAATGTAGGAATTAGACTTCCTGGGCGACAAACAAACCAAAGGGCTGAGATTCAT GCAGCCTGCAAAGCCATCGAGCAAGCTAAGGCTCAGGACATCACTAAGCTGGTTCTCTACACGGACAGCATGTTTACCATCAATG GCATCACCTCCTGGGTGAAGGGCTGGAAGCAGAATGGCTGGAGGACCAGCACCGGGAAGGAGGTGACCAACAAGGAGGACTTCGCGGAGCTGGAGCGGCTGGCGCGGGGCATGGACATTCAGTGG ATGCATGTTCCTGGCCATTCGGGATTTAGAGGCAACGAAGAGGCGGACAGACTAGCGAGAGAAGGCGCGAAGCAGCCCGCAGACTGA